From Dehalococcoidia bacterium, a single genomic window includes:
- a CDS encoding ABC transporter substrate-binding protein, translating into MSIPATLIVLLLSVACRPAAAPTPTPRVPTPTPPPAPAPLTTPTPAPAQLTPTPAPLLLATPTPYPTPTPLPPTAKIDYGGVFTFPLQEQAPSFDMYWEGSNIVVQAASLAHNSLLVIDNFIGPGTLQPELASRWEVSPDGKTYTFSLRQGVLFHDATPVTCADAKASLEAMSDTAISTLHPYLGIGSVECSDATTLVVTLKEPNAMFLPALGGSRTAIYRKAIADALRAEGRPRSTLAKTPEKVLVGAGPFVFERWTAGVDYWFKRNPNYWKTDTLGNRMPYLDQVHVVIMPDLSAIFAAFRTRKLTVTGIARNLEPSEAEILKRRYPEAMYETAPRGAWHVILFHTQKPPVNDKRVRQAFAYAIDQRAAIQKVSDGWGVLGGYIPPHLTPYALPEAELLQHPLFSTDMAARRTKARQLLREAGLPDNSTFEMNARAGALYHRAYPVYQADMEEVGVRLNIRMLDTAAFSDLNMRGDFVISAHAAAVTVVDDPSAYTFSYLCTQPPSVNITRYCNPEFDSIWAEQNKELDPAKRALLTRQLERILLEDVPDVRTYYWVAAMAYWNRVQGWRLTTGDQVFNFRRLETVWCLGGRCQ; encoded by the coding sequence GTGAGCATCCCGGCGACCCTCATAGTGCTCCTTCTCAGCGTGGCGTGTCGGCCGGCGGCGGCTCCTACCCCCACCCCGCGGGTGCCCACACCCACACCCCCACCTGCCCCTGCACCCCTCACTACCCCTACACCCGCCCCCGCTCAGCTTACGCCTACCCCTGCCCCCCTCCTGCTGGCCACCCCCACACCCTATCCCACGCCGACCCCCCTGCCCCCCACCGCCAAGATAGACTACGGCGGGGTGTTCACCTTCCCCTTACAGGAGCAGGCACCCTCCTTTGACATGTATTGGGAGGGGAGCAACATTGTCGTGCAGGCCGCCTCCTTGGCCCACAACAGCCTCCTGGTGATTGACAACTTCATCGGCCCCGGCACCCTCCAGCCCGAACTGGCGTCCCGCTGGGAGGTCTCCCCCGACGGCAAGACCTATACCTTCTCCCTGCGACAAGGCGTCCTTTTCCACGACGCCACGCCCGTAACCTGCGCCGATGCCAAAGCCTCCTTAGAGGCCATGTCCGATACGGCCATCTCCACATTGCATCCCTATCTGGGGATAGGGTCGGTGGAGTGCTCCGACGCCACGACCCTGGTGGTTACTCTGAAGGAGCCCAATGCCATGTTCCTCCCCGCCCTGGGGGGAAGCCGAACAGCCATCTACCGCAAGGCCATCGCCGACGCCCTGCGCGCCGAAGGGCGCCCCCGTTCAACCCTGGCCAAAACCCCCGAAAAGGTGCTGGTGGGGGCCGGCCCCTTTGTATTCGAGCGCTGGACAGCGGGAGTGGACTACTGGTTCAAGCGCAACCCGAACTATTGGAAAACCGACACCCTGGGCAACCGCATGCCCTACCTGGACCAGGTGCATGTGGTGATTATGCCGGATCTCTCGGCCATCTTCGCCGCCTTCCGCACACGGAAGTTGACGGTAACAGGCATAGCCCGCAACTTGGAGCCCAGCGAAGCGGAGATCCTGAAGCGTCGTTACCCCGAGGCGATGTATGAAACAGCCCCCCGCGGGGCCTGGCATGTCATCCTCTTCCACACGCAGAAGCCCCCCGTCAACGATAAGCGGGTGCGCCAGGCCTTCGCCTATGCCATTGACCAGCGGGCAGCCATCCAAAAGGTCTCCGACGGATGGGGCGTTTTGGGCGGGTATATCCCTCCCCATTTGACCCCCTACGCTCTGCCCGAGGCGGAACTCCTCCAGCACCCCCTCTTCAGCACCGATATGGCCGCCCGCCGCACCAAAGCCCGTCAACTCCTGCGGGAGGCGGGCCTGCCCGACAACTCCACTTTTGAGATGAACGCCCGCGCCGGAGCCTTGTATCACCGCGCCTACCCCGTCTACCAGGCGGATATGGAGGAGGTGGGGGTGCGCCTGAACATCCGCATGCTGGACACGGCCGCCTTCAGCGACTTGAATATGCGCGGGGATTTCGTTATCTCCGCTCACGCAGCGGCCGTAACGGTGGTGGATGACCCCAGCGCCTACACCTTCTCCTACCTGTGCACCCAGCCTCCCTCGGTGAACATCACCCGCTACTGCAACCCCGAGTTCGACAGCATCTGGGCAGAGCAGAATAAGGAACTGGACCCCGCCAAGCGCGCCTTGCTCACCCGCCAACTGGAGCGCATCCTCCTGGAGGATGTGCCTGATGTGCGGACCTATTACTGGGTGGCGGCGATGGCCTACTGGAACCGGGTGCAGGGGTGGCGCCTGACCACAGGCGACCAGGTGTTCAACTTCCGGCGTCTGGAGACCGTCTGGTGTCTGGGGGGCCGCTGCCAGTAG
- a CDS encoding long-chain-fatty-acid--CoA ligase, which produces MHVAEFLTLTAAIVPDREAIVFEGKRFTFANLQERANRLASALASLGVGRGDRIATLQVNCNALVETVFAAAKLDAVFVPLNFRAKADEITYMVNQSEPKVLLVGRRYYDLVNGIRSHLPSVKHYIALEGPYQDWPLYDALVESADPQEFFPNGGDDDLVVLMFTAGTTGTPKGVMLTHNSFSSYILNNVDPADPETTEKNILTVPLYHIAGLQAVMAAVYGGRTLVIQRQFEPVEWMQLVQRERADRAMMVPTMLKQLMDHPEFRKYDLSSLKVITYGAAPMPLEVIKRALRVFPHTRFINAFGQTETAATITMLAPEDHIIPPGLPPAEEEKRLKRLASIGKPLPDVEVRIVDENGEEVPPGVVGEIVARGPRLMKGYWKQEEATKQTIRGGWLYTGDLGYRDEEGYIYLAGRAKDFIKRGGEMISPEEVEQCLMSHPAVDDAAVIGVPDVDWGERVRAIVVLKPGAQATEAELIEFCRQRLASFKKPESVVFVDELPRNPMGKVLKRVLREQYGQPIKG; this is translated from the coding sequence ATGCATGTCGCCGAGTTTCTGACCCTCACGGCCGCCATCGTCCCTGACCGGGAGGCCATCGTCTTTGAGGGCAAGCGTTTCACCTTCGCCAACCTGCAGGAGCGCGCTAACCGTCTGGCCAGTGCTCTGGCCAGCCTGGGCGTTGGCCGGGGCGACCGCATCGCCACCCTGCAGGTCAACTGCAACGCTCTGGTAGAGACCGTGTTCGCCGCCGCCAAGTTGGACGCCGTGTTCGTCCCTTTGAACTTCCGCGCCAAGGCCGACGAGATTACCTACATGGTCAATCAGAGCGAACCCAAAGTGCTCCTGGTGGGGCGTCGGTATTATGACCTGGTCAACGGCATACGCTCCCACCTGCCTTCTGTGAAGCACTACATCGCCCTAGAAGGCCCCTATCAGGATTGGCCCCTCTACGACGCTTTGGTGGAGAGCGCTGATCCCCAGGAGTTCTTCCCAAACGGGGGAGATGACGACCTGGTGGTGCTGATGTTTACGGCGGGCACTACAGGCACCCCCAAGGGCGTCATGCTGACCCATAACAGTTTCTCCTCCTACATCCTGAACAATGTGGACCCCGCCGACCCGGAGACAACAGAGAAGAACATCCTCACGGTGCCGTTGTATCACATCGCGGGCCTGCAGGCGGTGATGGCGGCGGTATATGGGGGGCGTACCCTGGTCATCCAGCGCCAGTTTGAGCCGGTGGAGTGGATGCAACTGGTGCAACGGGAGCGGGCCGACCGCGCTATGATGGTGCCCACGATGCTCAAGCAGTTGATGGACCACCCCGAATTCCGCAAGTATGACCTGTCCAGTCTGAAGGTCATCACCTATGGGGCGGCCCCCATGCCCCTGGAGGTCATTAAGCGTGCCCTGCGGGTGTTTCCCCACACCCGCTTCATCAACGCCTTCGGCCAGACGGAGACGGCCGCCACCATCACCATGCTTGCCCCTGAAGACCACATCATCCCGCCGGGTCTGCCCCCCGCCGAGGAGGAGAAGCGCCTGAAGCGCCTGGCGTCCATCGGCAAGCCTTTGCCCGATGTGGAGGTGCGCATTGTGGACGAGAACGGGGAGGAGGTGCCGCCGGGGGTGGTGGGGGAAATCGTGGCGCGCGGCCCCCGCCTGATGAAGGGCTACTGGAAGCAGGAGGAGGCCACCAAGCAGACCATCCGCGGGGGGTGGCTCTACACCGGCGACCTGGGCTATCGCGACGAGGAGGGGTATATCTACCTGGCAGGGCGGGCAAAGGACTTCATCAAGCGGGGTGGGGAGATGATCTCCCCCGAGGAAGTGGAGCAGTGTCTGATGTCCCACCCGGCAGTGGACGATGCGGCGGTGATCGGCGTGCCCGACGTGGACTGGGGGGAGCGGGTGCGGGCCATCGTGGTGCTCAAGCCCGGGGCGCAGGCAACGGAAGCAGAACTCATCGAGTTCTGCCGCCAGCGCCTTGCCAGTTTCAAGAAGCCCGAATCGGTGGTATTTGTGGACGAGCTGCCCCGCAACCCGATGGGGAAGGTGCTCAAGCGCGTCCTGCGGGAGCAGTATGGCCAGCCGATTAAAGGGTAG
- a CDS encoding glycerate dehydrogenase — protein METVKVRIVVPDDAPPALRGTPAEAELRRLGHLIIYDTLPPSEADLAQRLRDAHVAVNIRSSSRFSEAVLAQCPHLRHIAVYGIGVDNIDLEACRRRGIVVSNTPGYSADSVAELAIALLLAVANRLVVHDRLIRQGRWAERGYRTLLAGKTLGVVGLGPIGERVAALGKALGMRVVAWTFHPSPERAQRLGVEFVSLEDLFRQSDAVSLHLRLSPESRGLVSRRLLEMMKPTAILVNTARGPVVDEEALADLLAQKRIAGAGLDVFGREPLPPEHPFCRLDNVVLSPHTGGMTPEATAAGMAMVVENIRAWLEGRRLRVVV, from the coding sequence ATGGAAACGGTAAAGGTGCGCATAGTAGTTCCCGACGATGCCCCGCCCGCCCTACGGGGCACGCCCGCCGAGGCGGAGTTGCGTCGCCTGGGCCACCTGATCATCTACGATACCCTGCCCCCTTCGGAGGCGGATTTGGCCCAGCGCTTGCGGGACGCCCATGTGGCCGTGAACATCCGCTCGTCCAGCAGGTTCAGCGAGGCGGTGTTGGCCCAGTGCCCCCACCTGCGCCACATCGCCGTGTACGGCATTGGCGTGGACAACATTGACCTGGAGGCGTGCCGGCGGCGGGGCATTGTGGTCAGCAACACGCCGGGCTATTCGGCCGATAGCGTTGCGGAACTGGCCATCGCCTTGCTCTTGGCGGTGGCCAATAGGCTAGTGGTGCACGACCGCTTGATTCGCCAGGGGCGGTGGGCTGAACGGGGCTATCGCACCCTCCTAGCGGGGAAGACGCTGGGGGTGGTGGGGCTGGGGCCTATTGGGGAGCGGGTGGCGGCCCTGGGGAAGGCCCTGGGGATGCGGGTGGTGGCGTGGACCTTCCACCCCTCACCCGAGCGCGCCCAACGCCTGGGTGTGGAGTTCGTCTCGCTGGAGGACCTCTTCCGTCAGAGCGATGCGGTGAGCCTGCACCTGCGCCTGTCGCCCGAGAGCCGGGGGCTGGTGAGCCGCCGCCTACTGGAGATGATGAAGCCCACGGCCATTCTGGTGAACACGGCACGGGGGCCTGTGGTGGACGAGGAGGCCCTAGCCGACCTGCTAGCGCAGAAGCGCATCGCAGGGGCGGGACTGGATGTGTTTGGGCGGGAGCCGTTGCCCCCGGAGCATCCCTTCTGCCGCTTGGACAATGTGGTGCTATCGCCCCACACGGGGGGAATGACGCCCGAGGCGACGGCGGCAGGGATGGCGATGGTGGTGGAGAACATCCGGGCGTGGCTAGAGGGGCGGCGCCTGCGGGTGGTGGTGTAG
- a CDS encoding acetylserotonin O-methyltransferase produces MPEQALPSPDRIQQMLIGFWVSRTLFTGVELGIFDELSKGPASAEVLAYRMRLHPRALERLLNALVALGLLRRDNGRYANTLEADTYLVKGRPTYLGGPVEHMARLHWRLWEYLPDAIRENTPRVKQVFGPSFDLFQALAADPQRLRAFVQGITLTLPTAQEIVQAYDFTPHHLLLDVGGGSGALCIAAVQRYPHLRAIVLEQPLVAAVARENLEAHGVAGRVTVVEGDFFRKETMPSGADVVALGWVLHDLTPSQARQVLRNCYDVLAPGGAILVCEKVLDEGRTGPLLTALLNLHDLVSTGGEEHTASEYQQWLEEAGFTDCTVRILHGPRDLIVGWKR; encoded by the coding sequence ATGCCCGAGCAGGCTCTGCCGTCGCCCGACCGCATCCAGCAGATGCTTATCGGCTTCTGGGTGTCCCGCACCCTGTTCACGGGGGTGGAGTTAGGCATTTTTGACGAACTGTCCAAAGGGCCGGCCAGCGCCGAGGTGTTGGCCTATCGGATGCGTTTGCACCCCCGCGCGTTGGAACGGCTTCTGAACGCGCTGGTGGCCCTGGGGTTACTGCGCCGCGACAATGGACGCTATGCCAACACCCTGGAGGCTGACACCTACCTTGTGAAGGGGCGTCCCACCTACCTGGGAGGGCCGGTGGAGCATATGGCCCGCTTGCACTGGCGCCTATGGGAATACCTGCCCGACGCCATCCGAGAGAATACCCCGCGCGTGAAGCAGGTGTTCGGCCCCAGTTTTGACCTGTTCCAAGCCCTGGCGGCCGACCCCCAGCGGTTGCGAGCCTTCGTGCAGGGCATTACCCTGACCTTGCCCACGGCCCAGGAGATAGTGCAAGCCTACGACTTCACTCCCCACCACCTGTTACTCGATGTGGGTGGCGGGTCGGGGGCGCTGTGCATTGCAGCTGTGCAACGCTATCCGCATCTGCGGGCTATCGTCTTGGAACAGCCTTTGGTGGCGGCCGTGGCGCGGGAGAACCTGGAGGCGCACGGTGTGGCGGGGCGAGTAACCGTGGTGGAGGGAGACTTCTTCCGCAAGGAGACGATGCCATCCGGTGCGGATGTGGTCGCTTTGGGATGGGTGTTGCACGATTTGACCCCGTCCCAGGCCCGCCAGGTGTTGCGCAACTGCTATGATGTGCTAGCCCCGGGGGGTGCCATCCTGGTATGCGAGAAGGTGCTAGACGAGGGGCGCACCGGGCCCCTGCTGACGGCGTTGCTCAACCTGCATGACCTGGTGTCCACAGGGGGTGAGGAGCACACAGCCAGCGAATACCAGCAGTGGCTGGAGGAGGCGGGCTTTACCGATTGCACGGTGCGCATTCTGCACGGCCCGCGAGATCTGATTGTGGGATGGAAACGGTAA
- the pheT gene encoding phenylalanine--tRNA ligase subunit beta: MRIPLSWLKEFVPLTLAPKELAHRLTMAGLEVGEIEHLGREWEQVFVGLVRRVLPHPNADRLRLCEVDLGSERWTVVCGAPNVAEGQKIAFAKVGARLLDPRTGKVETLRPARIRGVLSEGMICSERELGLGDDHTGILVLPEDLPVGTPLAEALGDTVLEIEVTTNRPDAMSILGVAWEVGALTGQRVRMPDLAFPTSGEPLQRLVRVEVWDSTLCPRYTAALVRGVRVGPSPRWLQERLHRAGMRPINNVVDITNYVMLEYGQPLHAFDYDTLAQSTIIVRQARPGETLVTLDGQERRLAPPMLVIADAQRAIALAGIMGGANSEVTERTTTVLLESAAFEPFNTRRTAQALKVRTEASTRFEKGLRPHLPPVALRRAVQLLLQVAGGTAAPGIADAWPGRREETPLLLTARRLRQVLGMEVPLPQARAVLESLGFQVVSANGEALAVHPPFWRSDITIEDDLVEEVIRILGYDTLPTKTLSTPIPPYRPDPVLACKEQVRALLVSCGMQEVITYSLVSKEALERGGASPTEALRVFNPLNPQWEYLRTTLRPSILQTLAHNIPHAEGPLRLFEIGRVYLPRPADLPQEQEVIIGVMAGPRSPVAWLRDEGGLGFYDAKGVVEEVLTSMGLDATFTPTSDAFFLPGRCAHIHAGGRVVGILGEVHPQVAERFDLGGQTVSLFEITLHHLVDVLPAATRRYRPLPRYPGARRDLAVVVDRTIPAHTVAEVIQRHPLVAGCVLFDVYEGPPVPAGKRSLAYRITFQSPQRTLTAEEVEEALQQVLAALHQAVGAVRREG; the protein is encoded by the coding sequence ATGCGCATTCCCCTCTCCTGGCTGAAGGAGTTCGTGCCCCTGACCCTTGCCCCAAAGGAGTTGGCCCATCGTCTCACTATGGCGGGATTGGAGGTAGGGGAGATCGAGCACCTGGGCAGGGAATGGGAGCAGGTGTTCGTCGGTCTGGTGCGGCGGGTGCTGCCCCATCCCAACGCCGACCGCCTGCGCCTCTGTGAGGTGGACCTGGGCAGCGAGCGCTGGACAGTGGTGTGCGGAGCCCCCAACGTGGCCGAAGGGCAGAAGATCGCCTTCGCCAAGGTGGGGGCACGCCTGTTGGACCCCCGCACGGGTAAGGTGGAGACCCTTCGCCCCGCCCGCATTCGGGGCGTCCTTTCTGAGGGGATGATCTGCTCCGAACGGGAACTGGGATTGGGAGACGACCACACGGGCATCCTGGTGCTCCCCGAGGACCTCCCCGTAGGCACCCCCCTGGCCGAGGCCTTGGGCGACACCGTCTTGGAGATTGAGGTTACCACCAATCGCCCCGACGCCATGTCCATCTTAGGGGTGGCATGGGAAGTGGGGGCCCTTACAGGCCAACGGGTGCGCATGCCTGACCTGGCCTTTCCCACGAGTGGAGAACCTCTCCAACGCCTGGTGCGCGTCGAGGTCTGGGACTCCACCCTGTGCCCCCGCTACACGGCGGCCCTGGTGCGGGGGGTACGTGTGGGGCCGTCCCCCCGCTGGCTCCAGGAACGCCTCCACCGCGCCGGCATGCGCCCCATCAACAATGTGGTGGACATCACCAACTATGTGATGCTGGAATACGGCCAACCCCTCCACGCCTTTGACTATGACACTTTGGCCCAGAGCACCATCATCGTGCGTCAGGCCCGCCCGGGGGAGACGCTGGTAACCCTGGACGGGCAGGAGCGACGCCTTGCCCCCCCCATGCTGGTCATCGCCGATGCCCAGCGGGCTATTGCCCTGGCGGGGATCATGGGGGGGGCCAACAGTGAGGTAACCGAGCGCACCACTACTGTCCTGTTGGAATCCGCCGCTTTTGAACCCTTCAACACCCGTCGCACTGCCCAGGCCCTGAAGGTGCGCACCGAAGCCTCCACACGCTTCGAAAAAGGCCTACGCCCCCACCTGCCTCCTGTCGCCCTCCGCAGGGCAGTGCAGTTACTACTCCAGGTGGCGGGAGGCACAGCGGCCCCCGGCATCGCCGATGCCTGGCCGGGGCGTAGGGAGGAGACACCCCTGCTCCTGACGGCCCGCCGCTTGCGCCAGGTATTGGGCATGGAGGTGCCCCTGCCACAGGCACGCGCCGTTCTGGAGTCGTTGGGCTTTCAGGTTGTTTCGGCCAATGGGGAGGCGTTGGCGGTGCATCCCCCCTTCTGGCGGAGCGACATCACTATAGAGGACGACCTGGTGGAGGAGGTGATCCGTATCCTGGGCTACGATACCCTCCCCACCAAGACCCTGTCTACGCCCATCCCCCCCTATCGCCCGGACCCTGTGCTGGCTTGCAAGGAGCAGGTGCGCGCCCTGTTGGTCTCCTGCGGGATGCAGGAGGTGATCACCTACTCCTTGGTGAGCAAGGAGGCGCTGGAGAGGGGGGGTGCGTCGCCCACGGAAGCCTTGCGGGTCTTCAATCCCCTCAATCCCCAGTGGGAATACCTACGGACCACCCTGCGGCCCAGTATCCTGCAAACCCTTGCCCACAATATCCCCCACGCCGAGGGGCCGTTACGCCTGTTCGAGATAGGCCGCGTGTACCTTCCCCGTCCCGCAGACCTTCCCCAGGAGCAGGAGGTGATTATCGGGGTGATGGCCGGCCCCCGTAGCCCCGTGGCCTGGCTGAGGGATGAAGGAGGCCTGGGCTTTTACGACGCCAAGGGAGTTGTGGAGGAGGTGTTGACCTCCATGGGCCTCGACGCCACCTTCACCCCGACATCCGACGCCTTCTTCCTGCCCGGACGGTGCGCCCACATACACGCAGGAGGGCGGGTAGTGGGCATCCTGGGGGAGGTGCATCCCCAGGTTGCGGAGCGGTTTGACCTGGGGGGCCAGACCGTCTCCCTGTTCGAGATCACCTTGCATCACCTGGTTGATGTGCTCCCCGCGGCCACCCGACGCTATCGTCCCCTGCCCCGTTACCCTGGCGCCCGGCGCGACCTGGCGGTGGTGGTGGATCGCACCATACCCGCCCACACGGTGGCCGAGGTGATCCAGCGCCACCCCTTAGTGGCGGGGTGCGTGCTGTTTGATGTGTACGAAGGGCCCCCCGTGCCCGCGGGCAAGCGCTCGTTGGCGTATCGTATCACCTTCCAGTCGCCCCAGCGCACCCTCACCGCCGAGGAGGTGGAGGAGGCCCTGCAGCAGGTGCTGGCGGCCCTCCACCAAGCGGTAGGGGCGGTGCGCCGCGAGGGGTAA
- a CDS encoding nicotinamidase produces MPHDALLVVDVQNDFCPGGALPVPSGDVIVPVLNAYINFFQRLGLPIFASRDWHPAVSRHFQPFGGPWPIHCIQATPGAEFHPQLRLPKEAIIISKGVEPDQHGYSVFEGTDPQGRPFIQVLRELGVERLFIGGLATDYCVRHSALDALRHGFAVWLLADASRGVDLQPGDSERAIAEIRRQGGKVATFAEVLATLGQRAQVPSGV; encoded by the coding sequence ATGCCTCACGATGCCCTTCTGGTGGTGGATGTGCAGAACGACTTCTGCCCGGGGGGAGCACTGCCCGTGCCCTCTGGCGATGTCATTGTGCCCGTCCTGAACGCCTACATAAACTTCTTCCAACGCCTGGGCTTGCCCATCTTCGCCTCACGGGATTGGCATCCTGCAGTGAGCCGCCATTTTCAGCCCTTTGGAGGTCCCTGGCCCATTCACTGTATCCAAGCAACCCCGGGGGCCGAGTTTCATCCCCAGTTGCGTCTGCCCAAAGAGGCCATTATCATCTCCAAAGGTGTGGAACCCGATCAGCACGGGTACAGCGTTTTTGAGGGCACTGATCCCCAAGGGAGGCCCTTCATCCAGGTGCTACGGGAGTTGGGGGTGGAGCGTCTGTTCATCGGGGGCCTGGCTACGGACTACTGCGTACGCCACAGCGCCCTGGACGCCCTGCGCCACGGCTTCGCCGTGTGGCTTCTGGCCGACGCCAGCCGGGGCGTAGACCTCCAGCCGGGGGACTCGGAGAGGGCCATCGCCGAGATACGGCGGCAAGGCGGGAAGGTGGCGACTTTCGCAGAGGTGCTGGCGACTCTGGGCCAGCGTGCCCAGGTGCCCTCAGGCGTATAA
- a CDS encoding amidohydrolase/deacetylase family metallohydrolase, which translates to MTTAPAVPLYDLLVKGGTVVDPSQNLHQRLDLAVSGGRIASLAPDIAEGVARRVVRVTGCLVVPGLIDIHTHVYPGATPNGIDPDIAGVHSGVCTVVDAGSGGSHTVAGLVRLVAPRAKTRVLALTHIARTGLAQMPEIRSPDDADADAAIRAIQDGRPVVQGVKLRLVGPGVAAMGAEAIRRALRAAQETGTRLMVHIGDPGGEVSPEVTRQLLTLLRPGDIVTHAFTGNPGGLLDETGRAWPEVAEAVARGVWLDTAHGRMNFSFASARRLLDQGVIPHTISTDMTLPGRHTTVGSLTELMSKFLALGFTLEDVVRMVTVNAAKAIGMADPVGSLAVGREADITVLRLVSGRFLFRDTKGETLQGEKALVPVLCVRAGEIIPLDWGPRPWGWLPEQAP; encoded by the coding sequence ATGACTACAGCCCCCGCCGTCCCCCTTTATGACCTACTGGTGAAGGGGGGAACCGTTGTGGACCCCAGCCAGAACCTCCACCAGCGCCTGGACCTGGCCGTCAGTGGAGGACGCATCGCCTCTTTGGCCCCCGACATCGCCGAGGGGGTGGCCCGGCGGGTGGTTCGGGTCACCGGATGCCTGGTGGTGCCTGGGCTAATCGACATCCACACCCATGTCTACCCCGGGGCGACACCCAACGGGATTGATCCCGACATTGCGGGGGTGCATAGCGGGGTGTGCACGGTGGTGGACGCCGGCTCCGGCGGCTCCCACACGGTGGCGGGGCTGGTGCGCCTGGTGGCCCCCCGCGCCAAAACCCGCGTGCTCGCCTTGACCCACATCGCCCGCACCGGCCTGGCCCAGATGCCCGAAATCCGCTCGCCCGACGACGCGGATGCCGATGCGGCCATCCGTGCCATTCAGGACGGGCGGCCGGTGGTGCAAGGGGTGAAACTACGCCTGGTGGGTCCAGGGGTGGCGGCTATGGGAGCCGAGGCCATCCGCCGCGCCTTGCGCGCCGCCCAGGAGACGGGCACGCGCCTGATGGTGCACATCGGCGACCCCGGGGGCGAGGTGAGCCCCGAGGTGACCCGCCAACTGCTCACCCTTTTGCGCCCCGGCGATATCGTTACCCACGCCTTTACAGGCAACCCCGGGGGTTTACTGGACGAAACGGGAAGAGCCTGGCCCGAGGTGGCGGAGGCTGTCGCCCGCGGCGTCTGGCTGGACACTGCCCACGGGCGGATGAACTTCTCTTTCGCCAGCGCCCGCCGCCTGCTGGACCAGGGGGTTATCCCCCATACCATCTCCACCGATATGACCCTGCCCGGCCGGCACACCACTGTCGGTTCCCTGACGGAACTGATGTCCAAGTTCCTGGCCTTGGGCTTCACCCTGGAGGATGTGGTGCGGATGGTAACCGTCAACGCCGCCAAGGCTATAGGCATGGCTGACCCAGTGGGGAGCCTGGCCGTAGGGCGGGAGGCCGATATCACCGTGCTGCGCCTCGTGTCGGGACGCTTCCTGTTCCGCGATACGAAGGGAGAAACGCTGCAGGGGGAGAAGGCCCTGGTGCCGGTGCTGTGTGTGCGGGCGGGAGAAATTATCCCCCTGGACTGGGGCCCCCGCCCCTGGGGCTGGCTCCCCGAGCAGGCGCCATAA
- a CDS encoding A/G-specific adenine glycosylase, which yields MTLTPLQERLLQWHTTHTRSLPWRETRDPYAIVVSEIMLQQTGVERVLPKYKDWLARWPTWEALAQAPLGEVVRAWEPLGYNRRAVWLHRIAQRVVQHWGGRLPQDARALATLPGVGPYTRNAILCFAFGHDVAVLDTNVRRVLARAILGEKDAWPSALREVAEGLVPQGMGRTWNLALMDLGATVCVARLPRCGICPWRDLCAWRARGMPPGSPQRRPAPFPGSPRYFRGRMLAFLRRVPTGQSVPLEDLCVHIGLDTALGYQLAHALHREGLVQVREEKGLYCISLPP from the coding sequence ATGACCCTCACCCCTTTGCAGGAACGCCTCCTGCAGTGGCACACAACCCACACCCGCTCTCTACCCTGGCGGGAGACCCGGGATCCGTACGCCATCGTGGTCTCCGAAATCATGCTTCAACAGACAGGGGTGGAACGGGTGCTCCCCAAATACAAGGACTGGTTGGCCCGCTGGCCCACCTGGGAAGCCCTGGCGCAAGCCCCTCTCGGTGAGGTGGTGCGGGCGTGGGAGCCCTTGGGCTATAATCGGCGGGCCGTATGGCTTCATCGCATCGCCCAGCGGGTGGTGCAGCACTGGGGCGGACGCCTCCCCCAGGATGCCCGAGCCCTCGCCACCTTGCCGGGGGTCGGCCCCTACACCCGCAACGCCATTCTGTGTTTCGCCTTTGGCCACGATGTGGCCGTGCTGGACACCAATGTGCGCCGAGTGTTGGCGCGCGCAATCTTGGGGGAAAAAGACGCCTGGCCGTCCGCTCTGCGGGAGGTGGCGGAGGGCTTGGTGCCGCAGGGGATGGGACGGACCTGGAACCTGGCCCTCATGGACCTGGGGGCGACGGTGTGTGTGGCCCGACTGCCCCGGTGTGGGATATGTCCGTGGCGTGACCTGTGCGCATGGCGGGCACGGGGGATGCCCCCCGGCTCCCCGCAACGGCGACCAGCCCCTTTCCCAGGTTCCCCCCGCTACTTCCGGGGACGGATGCTGGCCTTCCTACGCCGGGTGCCAACGGGGCAGAGTGTTCCTCTGGAGGACCTCTGTGTGCACATAGGCTTGGACACCGCCCTGGGGTATCAGCTGGCCCACGCCCTGCACCGCGAGGGCCTGGTGCAAGTGCGGGAGGAGAAGGGCCTCTATTGCATCTCCTTGCCGCCCTAA